A region of Vespula vulgaris chromosome 1, iyVesVulg1.1, whole genome shotgun sequence DNA encodes the following proteins:
- the LOC127062915 gene encoding tyrosine-protein phosphatase non-receptor type 9 isoform X2 — translation MAATLTVEQEQATKEFIEAVNKCRAGRRAGPVSWSTAVKFLAARKFEVSRALALYEQHEATRRREGLAVLHPTQEPLLSELRTGKFTVLPSRDATGAAIAIFTAHLHLPQNTTHQTTLQGVVYQLDAALESADTQKHGLVFIYDMSDSKYQNFDYDLSQKILTLLKGGYPAKLKKVLIVTAPLWFKAPFKILRLFVREKLRDRVFTVSIPQLTLHIPRESLPHRLGGTLEIQHEAWLLHCLKSMTNRGGGELCEVCVTPRVGTPLSPTLKNHTVNQNPNGTPISNPTSPIIDKNKIKNGVSNIGDIEITNGDVWMANDEAPSPVQPPSSASSGFSDDDSLHGDLGLQAVTMEQLIEEIHSRGRAGLVAEYVEIRQRPPDGSFNNAKLRPNQSKNRYTDVLCYDHSRVCLSQVDGDATSDYINANFVDGYKQKNAFISTQGPLPKTCGDFWRMIWEQQTLVIVMTTRVVERGRTKCAQYWGPEPGDEVQAGGFTVTTLEVDINPDYTISMLLLTNNKTDETREVCHMLYTAWPDYGVPQSARALLQFLSLVRQQQNKLLTSRGDTWAGHPRGPPIVVHCSAGIGRTGTFCTLDICISRLEDTGTVDIRGTVEKIRAQRAYSIQMPDQYVFCHRALAEYALSRGMLSPQHLAMLPPTVEEDSD, via the exons ATGGCGGCAACGTTAACCGTCGAGCAAGAACAA GCTACAAAAGAATTTATAGAGGCTGTGAATAAGTGTCGAGCTGGCAGACGTGCCGGACCAGTTTCCTGGAGTACAGCAGTCAAATTTTTAGCAGCCAGAAAATTTGAAGTAAGTAGAGCTTTAGCTCTTTACGAACAGCATGAAGCTactagaagaagagaaggttTAGCTGTTTTGCATCCAACACAAGAACCATTGCTCAGCGAATTACGTACAGGAAAATTTACTGTTCTG CCTTCAAGGGATGCAACTGGTGCTGCTATAGCGATCTTTACAGCACATTTACATCTTCCACAAAATACTACACATCAAACTACTTTACag GGTGTTGTGTATCAATTAGATGCGGCTCTCGAAAGTGCAGATACTCAGAAACATGGTTTGGTTTTTATTTATGACATGTCTGATAGCAAGTACCAAAATTTTGACTACGATCTATCGCAAAAAATTCTCACTCTACTAAAG GGAGGATATCCAGCAAAACTTAAGAAGGTTTTAATTGTAACGGCACCACTTTGGTTCAAGGCACCTTTCAAAATccttcgtttgttcgttcgtgaAAAACTGCGGGACCGAGTATTTACTGTATCCATTCCTCAATTGACATTACATATACCGCGAGAATCATTGCCACATCGGCTAGGAGGCACCTTGGAGATACAGCATGAGGCATGGCTATTACATTGTCTTAAATCCATGACAAACCGAGGCGGGGGTGAACTCTGTGAGGTCTGC GTTACTCCCAGAGTGGGAACCCCACTTTCACCTACATTAAAGAATCATACAGTTAATCAGAATCCCAATGGAACACCGATTAGTAATCCAACTAGTCCTATAatcgataagaataaaataaagaatggtGTTTCAAACATTGGAGATATCGAAATTACTAATGGTGATGTGTGGATGGCAAACGACGAAGCACCATCTCCAGTACAGCCTCCGTCCTCAGCAAGCTCTGGTTTTAGCGATGATGATAGCCTTCATGGCGATCTCGGACTGCAAGCAGTTACTATGGAACAGCTTATCGAGGAAATACATTCAAGAGGTCGTGCTGGCCTCGTAGCGGAATATGTAGAAATTAGGCAAAGGCCACCCGATGGTTCCTTTAATAATGCAAA ATTAAGGCCAAATCAATCAAAAAATCGTTATACGGATGTGCTTTGTTACGATCATAGCAGAGTGTGTCTTTCTCAAGTAGACGGCGATGCAACGTCGGATTATATTAATGCAAACTTTGTTGATggttacaaacaaaaaaacgCGTTTATTAGTACTCAGGGACCTCTTCCAAAGACATGTGGGGATTTCTGGAGAATGATATGGGAACAGCAAACTCTTGTTATTGTGATGACTACAag aGTAGTAGAACGAGGACGTACGAAGTGTGCACAGTATTGGGGTCCAGAGCCAGGTGATGAAGTACAAGCAGGTGGCTTCACCGTAACAACTTTAGAAGTTGATATAAATCCAGACTATACGATATCTATGCTCCTTCTTACAAACAACAAG ACTGATGAAACAAGAGAGGTGTGTCACATGCTTTACACAGCATGGCCGGATTATGGCGTTCCTCAATCAGCTAGAGCTTTATTACAATTCCTATCCCTAGTAagacaacaacaaaataaattattaacaagtAGGGGTGATACATGGGCGGGACATCCACGAGGTCCACCTATAGTAGTGCATTGTAGTGCTGGTATTGGCAGAACAG GAACATTTTGCACCTTGGATATCTGCATATCTCGATTAGAAGACACAGGAACCGTCGACATCCGTGGAACGGTTGAAAAAATTCGAGCACAAAGAGCCTACAGTATTCAAATGCCTGATCAGTATGTTTTTTGTCATCGTGCTCTCGCAGAATATGCACTTTCTAGGGGTATGCTTAGTCCTCAACATCTTGCTATGTTACCTCCAACGGTCGAAGAAGATTCTGattaa
- the LOC127062915 gene encoding tyrosine-protein phosphatase non-receptor type 9 isoform X3 → MAATLTVEQEQATKEFIEAVNKCRAGRRAGPVSWSTAVKFLAARKFEVSRALALYEQHEATRRREGLAVLHPTQEPLLSELRTGKFTVLPSRDATGAAIAIFTAHLHLPQNTTHQTTLQGVVYQLDAALESADTQKHGLVFIYDMSDSKYQNFDYDLSQKILTLLKGGYPAKLKKVLIVTAPLWFKAPFKILRLFVREKLRDRVFTVSIPQLTLHIPRESLPHRLGGTLEIQHEAWLLHCLKSMTNRGGGELCEVTPRVGTPLSPTLKNHTVNQNPNGTPISNPTSPIIDKNKIKNGVSNIGDIEITNGDVWMANDEAPSPVQPPSSASSGFSDDDSLHGDLGLQAVTMEQLIEEIHSRGRAGLVAEYVEIRQRPPDGSFNNAKLRPNQSKNRYTDVLCYDHSRVCLSQVDGDATSDYINANFVDGYKQKNAFISTQGPLPKTCGDFWRMIWEQQTLVIVMTTRVVERGRTKCAQYWGPEPGDEVQAGGFTVTTLEVDINPDYTISMLLLTNNKTDETREVCHMLYTAWPDYGVPQSARALLQFLSLVRQQQNKLLTSRGDTWAGHPRGPPIVVHCSAGIGRTGTFCTLDICISRLEDTGTVDIRGTVEKIRAQRAYSIQMPDQYVFCHRALAEYALSRGMLSPQHLAMLPPTVEEDSD, encoded by the exons ATGGCGGCAACGTTAACCGTCGAGCAAGAACAA GCTACAAAAGAATTTATAGAGGCTGTGAATAAGTGTCGAGCTGGCAGACGTGCCGGACCAGTTTCCTGGAGTACAGCAGTCAAATTTTTAGCAGCCAGAAAATTTGAAGTAAGTAGAGCTTTAGCTCTTTACGAACAGCATGAAGCTactagaagaagagaaggttTAGCTGTTTTGCATCCAACACAAGAACCATTGCTCAGCGAATTACGTACAGGAAAATTTACTGTTCTG CCTTCAAGGGATGCAACTGGTGCTGCTATAGCGATCTTTACAGCACATTTACATCTTCCACAAAATACTACACATCAAACTACTTTACag GGTGTTGTGTATCAATTAGATGCGGCTCTCGAAAGTGCAGATACTCAGAAACATGGTTTGGTTTTTATTTATGACATGTCTGATAGCAAGTACCAAAATTTTGACTACGATCTATCGCAAAAAATTCTCACTCTACTAAAG GGAGGATATCCAGCAAAACTTAAGAAGGTTTTAATTGTAACGGCACCACTTTGGTTCAAGGCACCTTTCAAAATccttcgtttgttcgttcgtgaAAAACTGCGGGACCGAGTATTTACTGTATCCATTCCTCAATTGACATTACATATACCGCGAGAATCATTGCCACATCGGCTAGGAGGCACCTTGGAGATACAGCATGAGGCATGGCTATTACATTGTCTTAAATCCATGACAAACCGAGGCGGGGGTGAACTCTGTGAG GTTACTCCCAGAGTGGGAACCCCACTTTCACCTACATTAAAGAATCATACAGTTAATCAGAATCCCAATGGAACACCGATTAGTAATCCAACTAGTCCTATAatcgataagaataaaataaagaatggtGTTTCAAACATTGGAGATATCGAAATTACTAATGGTGATGTGTGGATGGCAAACGACGAAGCACCATCTCCAGTACAGCCTCCGTCCTCAGCAAGCTCTGGTTTTAGCGATGATGATAGCCTTCATGGCGATCTCGGACTGCAAGCAGTTACTATGGAACAGCTTATCGAGGAAATACATTCAAGAGGTCGTGCTGGCCTCGTAGCGGAATATGTAGAAATTAGGCAAAGGCCACCCGATGGTTCCTTTAATAATGCAAA ATTAAGGCCAAATCAATCAAAAAATCGTTATACGGATGTGCTTTGTTACGATCATAGCAGAGTGTGTCTTTCTCAAGTAGACGGCGATGCAACGTCGGATTATATTAATGCAAACTTTGTTGATggttacaaacaaaaaaacgCGTTTATTAGTACTCAGGGACCTCTTCCAAAGACATGTGGGGATTTCTGGAGAATGATATGGGAACAGCAAACTCTTGTTATTGTGATGACTACAag aGTAGTAGAACGAGGACGTACGAAGTGTGCACAGTATTGGGGTCCAGAGCCAGGTGATGAAGTACAAGCAGGTGGCTTCACCGTAACAACTTTAGAAGTTGATATAAATCCAGACTATACGATATCTATGCTCCTTCTTACAAACAACAAG ACTGATGAAACAAGAGAGGTGTGTCACATGCTTTACACAGCATGGCCGGATTATGGCGTTCCTCAATCAGCTAGAGCTTTATTACAATTCCTATCCCTAGTAagacaacaacaaaataaattattaacaagtAGGGGTGATACATGGGCGGGACATCCACGAGGTCCACCTATAGTAGTGCATTGTAGTGCTGGTATTGGCAGAACAG GAACATTTTGCACCTTGGATATCTGCATATCTCGATTAGAAGACACAGGAACCGTCGACATCCGTGGAACGGTTGAAAAAATTCGAGCACAAAGAGCCTACAGTATTCAAATGCCTGATCAGTATGTTTTTTGTCATCGTGCTCTCGCAGAATATGCACTTTCTAGGGGTATGCTTAGTCCTCAACATCTTGCTATGTTACCTCCAACGGTCGAAGAAGATTCTGattaa
- the LOC127062915 gene encoding tyrosine-protein phosphatase non-receptor type 9 isoform X1 codes for MSDSKYQNFDYDLSQKILTLLKGGYPAKLKKVLIVTAPLWFKAPFKILRLFVREKLRDRVFTVSIPQLTLHIPRESLPHRLGGTLEIQHEAWLLHCLKSMTNRGGGELCEVCVTPRVGTPLSPTLKNHTVNQNPNGTPISNPTSPIIDKNKIKNGVSNIGDIEITNGDVWMANDEAPSPVQPPSSASSGFSDDDSLHGDLGLQAVTMEQLIEEIHSRGRAGLVAEYVEIRQRPPDGSFNNAKPNQSKNRYTDVLCYDHSRVCLSQVDGDATSDYINANFVDGYKQKNAFISTQGPLPKTCGDFWRMIWEQQTLVIVMTTRVVERGRTKCAQYWGPEPGDEVQAGGFTVTTLEVDINPDYTISMLLLTNNKTDETREVCHMLYTAWPDYGVPQSARALLQFLSLVRQQQNKLLTSRGDTWAGHPRGPPIVVHCSAGIGRTGTFCTLDICISRLEDTGTVDIRGTVEKIRAQRAYSIQMPDQYVFCHRALAEYALSRGMLSPQHLAMLPPTVEEDSD; via the exons ATGTCTGATAGCAAGTACCAAAATTTTGACTACGATCTATCGCAAAAAATTCTCACTCTACTAAAG GGAGGATATCCAGCAAAACTTAAGAAGGTTTTAATTGTAACGGCACCACTTTGGTTCAAGGCACCTTTCAAAATccttcgtttgttcgttcgtgaAAAACTGCGGGACCGAGTATTTACTGTATCCATTCCTCAATTGACATTACATATACCGCGAGAATCATTGCCACATCGGCTAGGAGGCACCTTGGAGATACAGCATGAGGCATGGCTATTACATTGTCTTAAATCCATGACAAACCGAGGCGGGGGTGAACTCTGTGAGGTCTGC GTTACTCCCAGAGTGGGAACCCCACTTTCACCTACATTAAAGAATCATACAGTTAATCAGAATCCCAATGGAACACCGATTAGTAATCCAACTAGTCCTATAatcgataagaataaaataaagaatggtGTTTCAAACATTGGAGATATCGAAATTACTAATGGTGATGTGTGGATGGCAAACGACGAAGCACCATCTCCAGTACAGCCTCCGTCCTCAGCAAGCTCTGGTTTTAGCGATGATGATAGCCTTCATGGCGATCTCGGACTGCAAGCAGTTACTATGGAACAGCTTATCGAGGAAATACATTCAAGAGGTCGTGCTGGCCTCGTAGCGGAATATGTAGAAATTAGGCAAAGGCCACCCGATGGTTCCTTTAATAATGCAAA GCCAAATCAATCAAAAAATCGTTATACGGATGTGCTTTGTTACGATCATAGCAGAGTGTGTCTTTCTCAAGTAGACGGCGATGCAACGTCGGATTATATTAATGCAAACTTTGTTGATggttacaaacaaaaaaacgCGTTTATTAGTACTCAGGGACCTCTTCCAAAGACATGTGGGGATTTCTGGAGAATGATATGGGAACAGCAAACTCTTGTTATTGTGATGACTACAag aGTAGTAGAACGAGGACGTACGAAGTGTGCACAGTATTGGGGTCCAGAGCCAGGTGATGAAGTACAAGCAGGTGGCTTCACCGTAACAACTTTAGAAGTTGATATAAATCCAGACTATACGATATCTATGCTCCTTCTTACAAACAACAAG ACTGATGAAACAAGAGAGGTGTGTCACATGCTTTACACAGCATGGCCGGATTATGGCGTTCCTCAATCAGCTAGAGCTTTATTACAATTCCTATCCCTAGTAagacaacaacaaaataaattattaacaagtAGGGGTGATACATGGGCGGGACATCCACGAGGTCCACCTATAGTAGTGCATTGTAGTGCTGGTATTGGCAGAACAG GAACATTTTGCACCTTGGATATCTGCATATCTCGATTAGAAGACACAGGAACCGTCGACATCCGTGGAACGGTTGAAAAAATTCGAGCACAAAGAGCCTACAGTATTCAAATGCCTGATCAGTATGTTTTTTGTCATCGTGCTCTCGCAGAATATGCACTTTCTAGGGGTATGCTTAGTCCTCAACATCTTGCTATGTTACCTCCAACGGTCGAAGAAGATTCTGattaa